A window of Fictibacillus halophilus contains these coding sequences:
- a CDS encoding cation:proton antiporter translates to MIALQIVLILLATKVAGQISIRLGQPSVLGKILVGILIGPAILGWINENEIIQTFSEIGVLLLMFLAGLETNLKTLNDNKKAALLVATGGIIAPILLGYVGAQIYNFSLAESIFIGLLLSATSVSISVQTLREIGWLKSKEGSTLLGAAVLDDVIVVILIAVALSVFADSNTNLAILITKKILFFAMIILASKWLVPRFIKLFSSFKVTETILSAGLIVAFCFAYFAEYLGVAGIIGTFFAGVAISQTKFKNEMENKVEPLANGFFVPFFFTSIGLNVSFISMDSQIGFVFIFSLIAVVSKFIGSGYGAKLSGFTTRSSMGIGAGMISRGEVALILATMGLESKLFPSDYYTSIIMVIILTTIVTPPLLKLFFGAKEDRLYENKMNANL, encoded by the coding sequence ATGATTGCGTTACAGATTGTACTTATCTTATTAGCAACTAAAGTGGCTGGTCAGATAAGTATTAGATTAGGTCAACCCTCTGTTCTTGGGAAAATCCTCGTAGGTATACTCATCGGTCCGGCCATTCTAGGATGGATAAATGAAAATGAGATCATACAAACGTTTAGCGAAATTGGTGTTTTGTTATTAATGTTTTTAGCCGGATTAGAAACAAACTTGAAAACCTTAAATGATAATAAAAAAGCAGCATTACTTGTTGCGACCGGTGGGATAATTGCACCCATCCTGTTAGGGTATGTGGGTGCTCAAATTTATAATTTTTCACTAGCGGAATCAATTTTTATCGGCTTATTATTATCTGCAACATCAGTAAGTATATCCGTCCAAACATTAAGAGAAATCGGTTGGTTAAAAAGCAAGGAAGGATCTACTTTGCTTGGAGCAGCTGTGTTAGATGACGTTATAGTTGTAATACTAATTGCTGTTGCTCTAAGTGTATTTGCGGATTCAAATACAAATCTGGCAATTCTTATCACAAAAAAGATTCTATTCTTTGCCATGATTATCTTAGCTTCTAAATGGCTGGTACCCAGATTTATTAAGCTATTTTCTAGTTTTAAAGTCACTGAAACCATTTTAAGTGCGGGTTTAATTGTTGCCTTTTGTTTTGCCTATTTTGCTGAGTATTTAGGAGTTGCTGGCATTATTGGCACTTTCTTTGCTGGAGTAGCTATTTCTCAAACAAAATTTAAAAATGAAATGGAGAATAAAGTCGAACCTCTTGCGAATGGGTTTTTTGTTCCCTTTTTCTTCACTAGTATTGGTCTAAATGTGTCATTTATCAGTATGGATAGTCAAATCGGATTCGTTTTTATATTTTCACTAATTGCAGTAGTATCTAAATTTATTGGATCTGGCTACGGTGCAAAATTATCAGGATTTACCACCCGTTCATCAATGGGAATAGGTGCAGGAATGATATCTAGAGGGGAAGTGGCTTTAATCTTAGCTACTATGGGTTTAGAAAGTAAATTATTTCCTTCAGATTACTACACATCTATTATTATGGTTATCATTCTAACAACGATTGTCACACCACCTTTGTTAAAGCTATTTTTTGGAGCAAAAGAGGATAGACTTTATGAAAATAAAATGAATGCAAATCTGTAA
- a CDS encoding TetR/AcrR family transcriptional regulator, producing the protein MPKVSKNHSLMKRKEILDAAKRVCIRKPIFEVSMRDIVLEAGMSQGGVYKYFSNIDEVFGAIINEESLKGEVKEEINAIFTSEDEPLHKLEMILMYISDYMQKSLLDKGPIYYNLMALYSRDPERYEKVQSIVNDVSNLQYLHEKFCSFLEEHINLKIFNPTIPTADIILFIETYMSGITNQVSIENESKQELLSVIQKKLKILFVFLKSVLGK; encoded by the coding sequence ATGCCAAAAGTAAGTAAAAATCATTCTCTAATGAAAAGAAAGGAGATATTAGATGCGGCTAAAAGAGTCTGCATCCGTAAACCAATCTTTGAAGTATCAATGAGAGATATTGTTTTAGAAGCAGGTATGAGCCAAGGGGGAGTGTATAAGTATTTTTCCAATATTGATGAAGTTTTTGGGGCAATAATTAACGAAGAAAGCCTAAAGGGTGAAGTGAAAGAGGAAATTAACGCAATATTTACAAGCGAAGATGAGCCATTGCATAAACTTGAAATGATCCTTATGTATATATCTGATTATATGCAGAAATCGCTATTGGACAAGGGGCCAATATACTACAACTTAATGGCACTCTACTCTAGAGATCCAGAACGGTATGAGAAGGTGCAAAGTATTGTTAATGATGTCTCAAATCTTCAATACCTTCATGAAAAATTCTGTTCATTTTTAGAGGAGCATATCAATCTTAAAATTTTCAACCCTACAATTCCAACAGCGGATATCATTTTGTTCATCGAAACATATATGTCAGGCATCACGAATCAGGTGAGTATCGAAAATGAATCAAAACAAGAACTTTTAAGTGTAATTCAAAAGAAATTAAAGATCTTATTTGTTTTCCTTAAAAGTGTTTTGGGGAAATAG
- a CDS encoding methyl-accepting chemotaxis protein gives MKNILKNKKNLILIASAVLVSLLLSLYQYYVDSFLLSLTGTLMVTAAIALIFIWNKKSTALKSELQKEDTSPSSTIIQSLEELRHLEAHSEHLNAINVQVNGSSEMVSGQLIEMVGDIQKQHELITYFGDQLGRINGMIQNLDAIIEVTNVTTRDVTELSNEGKQKVDDFSFVFSKIITITKEFGDYNQELLKKMKKVTEALSAIEYISTQTNLLALNASIEAARAGAHGAGFGVVADEIRKLSVQVKESAETINAIIRAVNGSIKTQEQSYEQNISVIEDGKTKSLHMINIFDGVISSINTLSLQSDELKQNSTEVEVENQRLIESMQHVLKLTEQLSMKTEGSSEMTMEQQTHLMELEMTVMTMVEHIKSIQDNLKSQIELEGNVTWIRPGQLKQRHEMKLAE, from the coding sequence ATGAAAAACATCTTGAAAAACAAGAAGAACCTTATTCTAATCGCTTCTGCTGTTCTCGTTTCTCTACTTCTTTCTCTCTATCAGTATTATGTAGACTCTTTTCTACTTTCTCTTACAGGAACCCTTATGGTTACAGCTGCTATAGCTTTAATATTCATATGGAACAAAAAGAGCACTGCTCTTAAGAGTGAGTTACAGAAAGAAGACACTTCACCTTCTTCAACGATTATCCAATCACTAGAAGAACTTCGCCACCTTGAAGCGCACAGTGAACATCTGAATGCGATAAATGTTCAGGTGAACGGATCTTCTGAGATGGTGAGCGGCCAGCTTATCGAGATGGTAGGAGATATACAAAAGCAACATGAGCTCATCACGTATTTTGGCGATCAACTCGGAAGAATCAATGGAATGATTCAAAACCTTGATGCGATCATAGAGGTTACTAACGTCACAACAAGAGATGTGACTGAGCTATCCAACGAAGGAAAACAAAAGGTAGACGATTTTAGCTTCGTGTTTTCTAAGATCATCACCATCACGAAAGAGTTTGGAGACTACAACCAAGAACTGCTGAAGAAGATGAAAAAAGTCACTGAGGCACTGAGCGCGATCGAGTACATCTCTACCCAAACGAACCTCCTCGCACTGAATGCTTCAATCGAAGCAGCACGTGCGGGAGCCCATGGTGCAGGCTTCGGTGTTGTTGCTGATGAGATCCGTAAACTATCCGTACAGGTAAAAGAGAGTGCTGAAACGATTAACGCAATTATTAGAGCTGTGAACGGAAGTATAAAGACGCAAGAACAATCGTATGAACAGAACATATCTGTCATAGAAGATGGAAAAACGAAGAGTTTACACATGATTAACATTTTTGATGGTGTAATCTCTAGTATCAATACCCTCTCTCTTCAGTCGGACGAACTCAAACAAAACTCGACAGAAGTGGAAGTTGAAAACCAACGTCTGATCGAGAGTATGCAGCACGTGTTAAAACTAACAGAACAGTTAAGTATGAAAACAGAAGGATCATCTGAGATGACGATGGAACAACAAACCCATCTGATGGAGCTTGAGATGACAGTAATGACGATGGTCGAACATATAAAATCAATCCAAGACAACTTGAAGAGTCAAATTGAACTCGAAGGAAATGTGACGTGGATCCGCCCGGGGCAATTAAAGCAGAGGCATGAGATGAAACTTGCTGAATAA
- a CDS encoding PH domain-containing protein, producing MYFATKKDLWMSLLLWLCASFLIVPPIFFSDFGVWMVPGIFEQQWVKIVFLFPIGFGLLWIWFNTGYVIDNKFLKIQYGPFRWKILISEIHSIRETKNPFTAPALSIDKLEINYANFNTIAISPENKNEFLFHLRKLNSNINTENNNFSDNRDI from the coding sequence ATGTATTTCGCAACAAAAAAAGATTTATGGATGTCACTTCTACTGTGGTTATGTGCATCTTTTCTTATTGTTCCTCCCATTTTCTTTTCTGACTTTGGTGTATGGATGGTTCCAGGAATCTTTGAACAACAATGGGTTAAAATTGTTTTCTTATTTCCAATAGGATTTGGTTTACTGTGGATTTGGTTCAATACTGGCTATGTAATTGATAATAAATTTCTTAAGATACAATATGGCCCTTTTCGGTGGAAGATATTGATCAGTGAAATTCATAGCATTCGGGAAACTAAAAATCCCTTTACAGCCCCAGCTTTATCTATAGATAAACTAGAAATTAATTATGCGAATTTCAATACGATCGCCATTTCCCCAGAAAACAAAAATGAATTTCTTTTTCATTTAAGAAAGTTAAATTCTAATATAAATACGGAGAACAACAACTTTAGTGATAATAGGGATATTTAA
- the speE gene encoding polyamine aminopropyltransferase → MSFWFTEKQTSAFGITGKVNRTLESEKTTFQQLDMVETQEFGNMLLLDGMVMTTEKDEFVYHEMIAHVPLFTHPSPKNVLVVGGGDGGTIREVLKHSSVGKVTQVEIDGKVVDYSKKHLLDISCEYGNPRVELIIGDGFEHIIKSENRYDVILVDSTEPVGPAAGMFTKGFYAGIAKALKKDGIFVAQTDNPWFKADLIKNAIHDTKEIFPIARLYTCNIPTYPSGMWTFTMGSKVYDPLNVSIDKISDINGKYYTPELHYASFVLPKFVQNLCR, encoded by the coding sequence ATGTCATTTTGGTTTACAGAAAAACAGACTTCTGCATTCGGAATTACAGGAAAAGTGAACCGTACACTAGAAAGTGAAAAAACTACTTTTCAACAATTAGATATGGTAGAAACTCAAGAATTCGGTAACATGTTGTTATTAGACGGTATGGTCATGACAACAGAAAAAGACGAATTTGTCTATCATGAGATGATTGCCCATGTACCTTTATTCACACATCCCTCTCCTAAAAATGTTTTAGTAGTAGGTGGTGGTGATGGAGGAACAATCAGGGAAGTATTAAAGCACTCAAGTGTAGGAAAAGTAACACAAGTAGAGATCGACGGTAAAGTAGTAGATTATTCTAAGAAGCATTTACTCGACATTTCATGTGAATACGGAAATCCAAGAGTTGAATTAATTATTGGAGATGGTTTCGAACATATTATTAAAAGTGAAAATAGGTATGATGTGATTTTGGTTGATTCTACTGAGCCTGTCGGACCTGCTGCTGGTATGTTTACAAAGGGATTTTATGCTGGTATTGCAAAGGCGTTAAAAAAGGATGGTATCTTTGTAGCTCAAACAGATAATCCATGGTTTAAAGCGGATTTGATTAAAAATGCGATACATGATACTAAAGAAATTTTCCCTATTGCACGTCTTTACACTTGTAATATACCTACTTATCCAAGTGGTATGTGGACATTTACGATGGGCTCGAAAGTATATGATCCTTTAAACGTATCTATTGATAAAATTAGCGATATTAACGGTAAATACTATACACCAGAATTACATTATGCAAGTTTTGTATTACCTAAATTTGTTCAAAATTTATGTAGGTAA
- a CDS encoding DICT sensory domain-containing protein, with the protein MELQRLSLFHQCFGQVEGSVQKLDNAPLSQLNAQSLKYETKVPQLEYMCLMMENIVLTKKLKGNVYAGFQKFSRTKNVLDRFQAMTEYSNVHIFGENDAVMDSTDGINYIELPPNSELMREWFLIIDSPTFKSMMVAYDMEGFGVHEVEEGRKFKGVKTSSPRVIDHATKLLAPYIKVAVKG; encoded by the coding sequence ATGGAATTACAAAGATTATCACTGTTTCACCAATGTTTTGGTCAGGTTGAAGGAAGTGTTCAAAAGTTAGATAACGCGCCACTGAGTCAGTTGAACGCACAATCCCTTAAGTATGAGACGAAGGTTCCTCAATTAGAATACATGTGTCTGATGATGGAAAACATCGTATTAACAAAGAAACTTAAAGGTAACGTGTATGCAGGTTTTCAAAAGTTTTCTCGTACGAAGAACGTGCTCGATCGTTTCCAAGCGATGACGGAGTACTCGAATGTACATATATTTGGTGAGAACGATGCGGTGATGGATTCCACAGATGGAATTAATTACATTGAACTGCCACCCAACAGCGAGTTGATGCGTGAATGGTTTCTGATCATTGATAGTCCTACGTTTAAATCCATGATGGTCGCTTATGATATGGAAGGTTTCGGAGTACACGAGGTGGAAGAAGGCCGTAAGTTTAAAGGGGTCAAAACTTCGAGCCCACGTGTGATTGATCATGCGACAAAACTGTTAGCACCTTATATAAAAGTCGCTGTAAAAGGTTAG
- a CDS encoding glycosyltransferase, with product MLITMLSTGTRGDTQPFIALGIELKKKGYRVRIAASQSYRQLVEGYGFEYAPMRGDVAKILESGVVKDADNPFKFFTSLNFKNDDLTELMIGGQEDMHKACEGADAIVYHPGATLGYFVAKEMGIPSILASPFPMTPTKEYPAIIFYDRLRLGKTVNKLTHHIFEKGFWKMANMGVKKYWVQRYGQLPKGFSNPYPKQRTASHPTITSLSPSVFPVPADWPQHVYSFGYWFIEDQSEYKPSKEVEDFLREGEPPVYIGFGSVGDKAHASESTEMVIRALKQNGKRGIINAGSGMQERENTEDILFIKSVPHEWLFPQLSAVVHHGGAGTTAAALRSGVPQVVIPFGNDQFAWGRRMVELGVSGGSIPRKELTTDKLADAITLTQSSAVKEKARELGGKVRAENGALKSADLIHKTIENYYSKERN from the coding sequence ATGTTGATAACAATGCTCTCAACCGGCACAAGAGGTGATACGCAACCTTTTATTGCGTTAGGTATAGAACTAAAAAAGAAAGGTTATCGAGTACGCATTGCCGCATCCCAATCATACCGGCAGCTTGTAGAAGGGTATGGATTTGAATATGCACCGATGCGAGGTGATGTAGCCAAAATTTTAGAAAGTGGTGTTGTGAAGGATGCAGATAATCCTTTTAAATTTTTTACAAGTTTAAACTTTAAAAATGATGATCTCACTGAGTTGATGATTGGCGGACAAGAAGACATGCACAAAGCATGTGAGGGTGCTGATGCTATTGTGTACCATCCTGGTGCTACCCTTGGATACTTTGTAGCAAAAGAAATGGGTATTCCAAGCATACTTGCCTCACCTTTTCCAATGACACCAACAAAAGAATATCCCGCAATCATCTTTTATGACCGTCTAAGGCTTGGTAAGACCGTTAACAAATTAACTCATCACATCTTTGAAAAAGGGTTTTGGAAGATGGCTAATATGGGTGTGAAAAAATACTGGGTTCAGAGGTATGGACAGCTACCAAAAGGCTTTTCGAATCCCTATCCCAAACAACGTACAGCTAGTCATCCTACCATCACTTCTTTGAGCCCAAGTGTTTTTCCTGTTCCGGCTGATTGGCCGCAGCATGTCTACTCTTTTGGATATTGGTTTATTGAAGATCAATCAGAATATAAACCATCAAAAGAGGTTGAGGATTTTCTGAGAGAAGGAGAGCCACCTGTATACATTGGTTTTGGAAGTGTGGGAGATAAGGCACATGCTTCTGAATCTACAGAAATGGTAATAAGAGCGCTAAAGCAGAACGGAAAACGAGGAATCATTAACGCGGGTTCAGGCATGCAGGAAAGAGAGAATACAGAAGACATACTTTTTATTAAAAGTGTTCCACACGAGTGGCTTTTTCCTCAGTTGTCTGCAGTTGTACATCATGGAGGAGCTGGTACGACCGCTGCAGCACTTCGTTCAGGTGTACCTCAGGTTGTCATTCCGTTTGGAAACGACCAATTTGCTTGGGGTAGAAGGATGGTTGAGCTAGGTGTTAGTGGAGGTTCAATTCCGCGTAAAGAATTGACTACTGATAAGCTGGCAGACGCCATTACTTTAACTCAATCAAGTGCAGTTAAAGAGAAGGCAAGGGAATTAGGGGGAAAGGTAAGAGCAGAAAATGGTGCTTTAAAGAGCGCGGACCTTATTCATAAAACAATCGAAAATTATTATAGTAAAGAAAGGAATTGA
- a CDS encoding DMT family transporter, with protein MGWIFLVCAGIFEVVGVTGLNLILRNKNAFSFAVFVLGLGSSFTFLSLAMQTLPMGTAYAIWTGIGTVGSGLVGILFYGESKSIARIIFMAMVLSAAIGLKLIS; from the coding sequence ATGGGGTGGATTTTTCTTGTTTGTGCAGGAATCTTTGAAGTTGTAGGTGTCACAGGCTTGAATCTAATATTACGTAATAAAAACGCCTTTTCATTTGCCGTATTTGTCTTAGGATTAGGAAGTAGCTTCACCTTTTTAAGTCTCGCCATGCAAACCCTGCCAATGGGAACAGCTTATGCTATATGGACGGGAATCGGCACAGTTGGATCAGGACTTGTCGGAATACTCTTTTATGGAGAATCGAAGAGCATAGCTAGAATAATATTTATGGCCATGGTATTAAGTGCGGCAATAGGTTTAAAACTAATAAGTTAA
- a CDS encoding TetR/AcrR family transcriptional regulator, protein MKSNQLKEVALIQFALHGYQGASLAVLADKVGMKKQSIYAHFKSKEDLFISTFNDSLNNELDFIKRFIAENYSLSLKEILFSFFNEYLGRYQKNHNMSFFIRTSFFPPLQFEEQIKSGTNRFVNELESLSLEVFEEKKDDYNLNIAPESAMMSFLTIFDGLLVELLYGFPDRLQKRLNSSWDIYWQGIT, encoded by the coding sequence ATGAAGTCAAATCAGTTAAAAGAAGTAGCTTTAATCCAATTTGCACTACATGGTTATCAAGGTGCTTCACTTGCTGTTTTAGCTGATAAAGTAGGTATGAAAAAACAATCCATTTATGCACATTTCAAAAGTAAAGAAGATCTTTTTATTAGTACGTTTAATGACTCTCTTAACAATGAGTTAGACTTTATTAAACGATTTATCGCGGAGAATTATTCCCTATCACTCAAGGAAATTCTCTTTAGCTTTTTTAATGAGTATTTAGGACGTTATCAAAAAAATCATAATATGAGCTTTTTTATAAGAACTTCTTTTTTTCCACCTTTACAATTTGAAGAGCAAATTAAGAGTGGCACTAATAGGTTTGTGAATGAATTAGAATCTTTGTCCTTAGAAGTTTTTGAAGAAAAAAAGGATGACTACAATTTAAATATTGCTCCTGAATCTGCAATGATGTCATTCCTAACAATATTTGACGGACTTCTAGTTGAACTGCTATATGGATTTCCAGATCGTCTACAGAAACGTCTAAATAGTTCGTGGGATATTTATTGGCAAGGTATTACGTAA
- a CDS encoding ECF transporter S component, translating to MSRIQKMTSIAILTAFSMVLYLFKVPVPFFPIFLTLDVSDVPALVGAIMMGPVAGVLIQFFKNGLEYLSHGSYVGLPINQIANFVSGALIVGLIGVFYQYQKKLNWMSFVVSISVFLIAMFALNYYFILPTIMKLLGLNMDQYLSAFKSSNQLVKDFESAVLLVIVPFNLIKIIMVYLIGLPFAFKLQRILQKRSMAV from the coding sequence ATGTCACGTATTCAAAAAATGACTTCGATCGCTATCCTAACTGCCTTTAGCATGGTTCTATACCTGTTTAAAGTACCGGTTCCCTTCTTTCCAATTTTCCTCACGCTTGATGTGAGTGATGTTCCTGCCCTCGTCGGAGCAATCATGATGGGACCTGTAGCGGGTGTTCTTATCCAGTTCTTCAAGAACGGTCTTGAATATCTTTCACACGGAAGTTATGTCGGATTACCCATTAACCAGATTGCAAACTTCGTCTCAGGGGCACTAATCGTAGGACTGATCGGTGTTTTCTATCAATACCAGAAAAAACTGAACTGGATGAGCTTTGTTGTGTCAATCAGTGTATTTTTGATCGCCATGTTTGCACTTAACTATTATTTTATCCTGCCTACCATCATGAAGCTTCTTGGACTAAATATGGATCAATATCTGAGTGCGTTCAAAAGTTCAAACCAACTTGTTAAAGACTTTGAATCTGCGGTCTTACTCGTTATCGTTCCGTTTAATCTTATCAAGATCATCATGGTGTATTTAATAGGGCTACCGTTTGCTTTTAAACTACAACGCATCCTACAAAAAAGGAGCATGGCTGTATGA
- a CDS encoding DMT family transporter, translating into MNRAWGLLFLGSIVEIFWVMGLKHADDVLTWTGTIIAIILSFGLLIKATSQLPVGTAYAVFTGLGTTGTVIIEMLVFGEPFQLVKIILIIVLLTGVIGLKLVTGNAKQEGGAS; encoded by the coding sequence TTGAATCGCGCTTGGGGTTTATTATTTTTGGGTTCCATAGTAGAAATATTTTGGGTGATGGGATTAAAACATGCTGATGACGTACTCACATGGACAGGAACAATTATCGCTATCATTCTGTCTTTTGGCCTATTAATTAAAGCTACTTCACAACTTCCTGTTGGAACAGCCTATGCTGTATTTACTGGGCTTGGTACCACAGGCACTGTAATAATTGAAATGCTTGTTTTCGGAGAGCCATTTCAACTTGTAAAGATTATATTAATAATCGTTCTTCTTACTGGGGTTATTGGTCTTAAACTTGTAACCGGAAATGCTAAACAAGAAGGGGGTGCTTCTTAA
- a CDS encoding EAL domain-containing protein, with protein sequence MIKELYKPVFYLKYLIDQQMNLYFHSKKYLQLLNLIDEKQILTYFQPILCLRTGKTIGFEILNRPLSTKALKNVEAFYDFIGKSGHLFWIEKFLRKISLKRHFHQVKKKPEFRDQMIFINIMPQVLSDPSYRTGDTIELLNLYGFSPEQIVLELTEKEAVTDYDQFIKAIEHYKKQGFRLAVDDTGSGYNSLKTLIKLKPDFIKLDKSLIRGIHKEDSQKYLVELLLDYARSSGTQVIAEGIETQKELSMLQQLSVDFGQGYHLGKPEQELFSGTMT encoded by the coding sequence ATGATAAAAGAACTATATAAACCAGTATTTTATTTAAAATATCTAATCGATCAACAAATGAATTTGTATTTTCATTCTAAGAAATACCTTCAACTTTTGAATTTGATTGATGAAAAGCAAATACTTACATATTTTCAACCCATCCTCTGTTTAAGAACAGGCAAAACGATAGGATTTGAAATACTGAATAGACCCTTATCTACAAAAGCTTTAAAAAATGTTGAAGCATTCTATGATTTTATTGGAAAAAGTGGGCATTTATTTTGGATTGAAAAGTTCTTACGGAAAATCTCTCTAAAACGTCATTTCCATCAAGTGAAAAAAAAGCCGGAATTTAGAGATCAAATGATTTTTATTAACATTATGCCGCAAGTCTTGTCTGATCCATCATATCGAACAGGTGATACGATAGAATTATTGAATCTTTATGGTTTTTCACCTGAACAAATAGTTTTAGAGTTAACAGAAAAGGAAGCGGTAACCGATTATGATCAATTTATTAAAGCGATTGAACATTACAAAAAACAAGGCTTTCGTTTAGCAGTTGATGATACGGGTTCTGGTTATAACAGCTTAAAGACGTTAATTAAACTTAAACCTGATTTTATTAAACTTGATAAATCACTTATTAGAGGCATTCATAAAGAGGATTCACAAAAATATTTAGTAGAACTGCTCTTAGATTATGCTAGGAGTTCTGGTACACAAGTTATTGCTGAAGGAATAGAGACACAAAAGGAACTATCCATGCTTCAACAATTAAGTGTTGATTTTGGACAGGGATATCACTTAGGAAAGCCAGAGCAAGAGCTTTTTTCAGGTACGATGACCTAA
- a CDS encoding MFS transporter — protein MRGFKRDFKILVFGQVISIIGASVLRFALSLYVLDLTNSATIFGAIMGLSIIPAIIISPIGGAIADRFDKQRIMVILDLISCFLIAVFAIILFSGNGTIISIGILLMALTLISSMYQPAVQASIPVLVPKELLLKSNGIVSGVVSIANFVGPIVASVLYSFTSINLIVIVSALFFFVAAMIELFMKIPFKKRASEPFRKIAGTDIKEGISYILHEDRFILKSITIAFIVSLFIAPMFFVGLPYMIKVLFNMPDTYFGFTQSGISLSIVFSAMTIGLLKGKVRSDNLYLWISGCAAVYFGMALGTSPIVENSLAKYLVVSISSMLVMFALTVVNIYINTVIQEKTPADMLGKVMSIQTAAATTAVPIGQIIFGYLVDVFSSQIYLLVVITGMVSLLISLMVKRVYRTQLVEKAL, from the coding sequence ATGAGAGGCTTCAAACGTGATTTTAAAATACTGGTGTTCGGTCAGGTTATATCGATAATCGGTGCGTCTGTTTTACGGTTTGCTTTGTCTTTGTATGTACTTGACTTAACGAACTCTGCAACCATTTTTGGAGCAATAATGGGCCTTTCCATCATACCTGCAATAATTATCTCGCCAATAGGGGGTGCTATTGCAGATCGATTTGATAAACAAAGGATAATGGTAATTCTAGATCTAATTAGCTGTTTTCTCATTGCTGTTTTTGCCATTATTCTTTTTAGTGGAAACGGAACGATTATATCGATCGGTATACTTTTGATGGCCCTGACTTTAATTAGCTCGATGTATCAGCCTGCTGTTCAGGCTAGTATTCCCGTACTTGTACCTAAGGAACTACTCTTGAAAAGTAATGGCATTGTTTCGGGAGTCGTTTCCATTGCTAACTTTGTTGGCCCTATTGTAGCTAGTGTTTTATACAGCTTCACGAGTATTAATTTGATTGTTATTGTGAGTGCTCTGTTCTTTTTTGTAGCAGCCATGATAGAACTCTTTATGAAGATTCCGTTTAAGAAAAGAGCGTCGGAGCCCTTTCGTAAAATTGCAGGTACTGACATCAAAGAGGGAATTTCCTATATCTTACATGAAGATCGTTTCATTTTAAAAAGTATTACCATCGCATTTATTGTGAGCCTGTTTATTGCACCCATGTTCTTTGTAGGATTGCCTTACATGATTAAAGTACTTTTTAACATGCCGGATACTTATTTTGGGTTTACCCAATCAGGCATCTCACTTAGTATCGTTTTTTCTGCAATGACTATTGGACTTTTAAAAGGTAAAGTTCGTAGTGATAACCTATATTTATGGATTTCGGGGTGTGCAGCTGTCTACTTTGGAATGGCACTTGGAACCAGTCCCATCGTTGAAAACTCCCTTGCAAAATATTTAGTAGTGAGCATCAGCTCCATGCTTGTCATGTTTGCGTTGACAGTTGTCAACATTTATATAAATACAGTCATACAGGAAAAGACACCTGCAGATATGCTAGGGAAAGTAATGTCTATACAAACAGCTGCGGCTACGACAGCTGTTCCTATCGGACAAATTATATTTGGCTACTTAGTGGATGTGTTTTCAAGCCAAATTTATCTATTAGTCGTAATCACTGGGATGGTTTCACTTCTTATTAGCTTAATGGTCAAGCGAGTGTACAGAACTCAATTAGTTGAAAAAGCTCTTTAA